A section of the Candidatus Omnitrophota bacterium genome encodes:
- the ilvB gene encoding biosynthetic-type acetolactate synthase large subunit, translated as MTDKKMTGAQILIEALKKENVEVIFGYPGGSVLPLFDVLYDAPIKFILTRHEQAAAHAADGYARATGKVGVCIVTSGPGATNLTTGLATAFMDSVPVVAITGQVKTHLIGNDAFQEADITGITRPITKHNYLIKDVTHLSRTVREAFYIASSGRPGPVVIDMPSDVQTAKGEFSWKPQADIRGYKPTYVGHRGQIKKAARLIEKSKRPVLYVGGGVIISGASDALGELAERLQIPVTTTLMGMGAFDMNHELSLGMLGMHGTAYANHAIMESDLIIAVGARFDDRVTGRIDMFAPHAKVIHIDIDPTSISKNINVDIPIVGDAKNNLGQLLEVIKNADTKDWLKKIKEWKKKYPLTYKKDDDKLRPQYVIEEIYRATKGKAIITTEVGQNQMWAAQWYKYSQPRTFISSGGLGTMGYGFPAAIGAKIGCPGKTVFDIAGDGSIQMNIQELATAVENKVAVKVAILNNGFLGMVRQWQELFFKKRYSYTHMVNPDFVKLAESYGALGICIKKKAQVRPAIKKAIATKGVVFLDFQIEKEENVFPMVPAGEAINRMIGGMA; from the coding sequence ATGACAGACAAAAAGATGACAGGCGCACAGATTTTAATAGAGGCTCTTAAAAAAGAGAATGTTGAGGTAATCTTTGGTTATCCTGGTGGTTCTGTACTGCCTTTATTTGATGTATTATATGATGCGCCAATCAAGTTCATATTAACACGCCACGAACAGGCTGCTGCGCATGCTGCTGATGGTTATGCTCGCGCAACTGGAAAGGTTGGTGTTTGTATCGTAACCAGTGGTCCAGGTGCGACTAATCTAACTACGGGTTTGGCAACCGCCTTTATGGACTCTGTTCCTGTTGTTGCTATTACCGGCCAGGTAAAGACACATCTCATCGGAAATGATGCCTTTCAGGAGGCAGATATTACAGGCATAACACGGCCGATAACAAAGCATAATTATCTTATAAAAGATGTCACTCATCTTTCGCGTACTGTAAGAGAGGCTTTTTATATTGCATCTAGTGGCAGGCCGGGTCCTGTAGTTATTGATATGCCTTCAGATGTTCAAACTGCTAAAGGAGAATTTAGCTGGAAACCACAGGCGGATATTCGCGGATATAAGCCAACTTATGTTGGTCATCGGGGTCAAATCAAGAAGGCTGCAAGGCTTATTGAGAAGTCAAAAAGGCCTGTGCTCTATGTAGGTGGTGGAGTTATAATTTCTGGGGCATCTGATGCTTTAGGGGAATTGGCTGAGAGGTTACAGATTCCAGTTACTACCACACTTATGGGCATGGGAGCATTTGATATGAATCATGAGCTGTCTTTAGGTATGCTGGGTATGCATGGCACAGCCTATGCTAATCATGCGATAATGGAGTCAGATTTGATTATTGCTGTTGGTGCCCGTTTTGATGATCGTGTTACAGGTAGGATTGATATGTTTGCTCCGCATGCAAAGGTTATTCATATAGATATAGATCCAACCTCTATTAGTAAAAATATCAATGTAGATATTCCAATCGTCGGCGATGCAAAGAATAACCTGGGCCAATTATTGGAGGTTATAAAGAATGCGGATACCAAAGATTGGCTCAAAAAAATAAAAGAGTGGAAAAAGAAGTATCCGCTTACCTATAAGAAGGATGACGATAAATTACGGCCACAATATGTTATTGAAGAGATTTACAGAGCTACCAAAGGTAAAGCAATTATTACTACAGAGGTGGGTCAGAATCAGATGTGGGCTGCACAGTGGTATAAATATTCCCAACCCAGGACGTTTATTTCCAGCGGTGGTTTAGGAACTATGGGTTATGGATTTCCTGCAGCTATTGGCGCTAAAATTGGTTGTCCTGGAAAAACAGTTTTTGACATTGCTGGTGATGGCTCAATACAGATGAATATTCAGGAACTTGCAACAGCAGTGGAAAACAAGGTCGCAGTTAAGGTAGCTATTTTAAATAATGGTTTTTTAGGCATGGTGCGACAATGGCAGGAGCTTTTCTTCAAGAAGAGGTACTCTTATACGCATATGGTTAATCCTGATTTTGTAAAACTAGCAGAGAGTTATGGTGCCTTAGGAATCTGTATTAAGAAGAAGGCCCAGGTGCGTCCAGCTATCAAGAAGGCGATTGCAACCAAAGGTGTTGTATTTTTGGATTTTCAGATCGAGAAAGAAGAGAATGTTTTTCCCATGGTTCCAGCGGGTGAGGCCATTAATCGCATGATAGGCGGCATGGCCTAG
- the ahcY gene encoding adenosylhomocysteinase codes for MKKNYDIKDIRLSKKGRARIEWAERDMKVTSGIRERFKKERPLAGVRITACLHVTTETANLMRVLKAGGAKVNLCASNPLSTQDDVAASLVHDFNISVFAIKGEDKRTYYKHIVNALAIRPQITMDDGADLVSTLHKEPLRFGIDSCIGGTEETTTGVIRLRAMQEDNALSYPIIAVNDAQTKYMFDNRYGTGQSTIDGIIRSTNRLLAGSNFVVCGYGWCGRGVAMRAKGMGAKVIIVEVDALRALEATMDGFRVMPLSHAAKIGDIFLTTTGDINVIDEKDFHLMKDGAIVANSGHFNVEINIVALKKMSKSVRPIRDFVLEYTLKKNNKKIYILSEGRLVNLAAAEGHPAQVMDMSFANQALCAEYIFKNSKSLENKVYPVPLDIDKGIAKLKLDSMGIKIDTLSPEQRKYLSSWQQGTL; via the coding sequence ATGAAAAAAAATTACGATATAAAAGATATACGCCTTTCTAAAAAGGGTCGCGCAAGAATCGAGTGGGCAGAAAGGGACATGAAGGTTACCTCCGGAATTCGCGAGAGATTCAAAAAGGAGAGGCCTTTAGCCGGAGTAAGAATTACTGCTTGTTTGCATGTGACGACTGAAACAGCAAATTTAATGCGGGTTTTAAAAGCAGGCGGCGCCAAGGTTAATTTATGTGCTTCAAATCCCTTAAGTACTCAGGATGATGTGGCTGCTTCGCTCGTGCATGATTTTAACATTAGTGTCTTTGCCATTAAAGGTGAAGATAAACGCACATACTATAAGCACATTGTTAATGCACTTGCTATAAGGCCTCAGATTACTATGGATGACGGAGCAGATTTAGTATCCACCTTACATAAAGAGCCTTTAAGATTTGGTATAGATTCATGCATAGGAGGAACAGAGGAGACTACAACTGGAGTTATTAGATTGCGGGCGATGCAGGAAGATAACGCCTTATCTTATCCCATAATTGCTGTTAATGATGCCCAGACAAAATATATGTTTGACAATCGCTATGGCACTGGTCAGTCAACTATTGACGGAATAATTCGCTCCACCAATAGATTACTGGCTGGATCGAATTTTGTTGTCTGCGGTTATGGTTGGTGCGGTAGGGGCGTTGCTATGCGCGCCAAAGGCATGGGCGCTAAGGTTATAATTGTCGAGGTAGATGCCTTGAGGGCCTTGGAAGCGACTATGGATGGTTTTAGGGTAATGCCGCTATCCCATGCAGCAAAGATTGGTGACATATTTTTAACTACCACAGGCGATATAAATGTAATTGATGAAAAAGACTTCCACCTCATGAAAGACGGCGCTATAGTTGCCAATTCCGGACATTTTAATGTAGAAATAAATATTGTTGCTTTAAAGAAGATGAGTAAAAGCGTAAGGCCGATTAGGGACTTTGTGCTTGAGTATACATTAAAGAAAAATAACAAAAAGATTTACATCCTAAGCGAGGGAAGATTAGTTAATCTTGCTGCTGCTGAAGGCCATCCGGCGCAAGTTATGGATATGAGCTTTGCTAATCAGGCGTTGTGCGCTGAATATATTTTTAAGAATAGTAAAAGTTTAGAAAACAAGGTTTATCCTGTGCCTTTAGATATTGATAAAGGGATCGCCAAATTAAAGCTGGATTCTATGGGAATAAAGATAGATACCTTAAGTCCAGAGCAACGGAAATATTTATCGAGCTGGCAGCAGGGAACACTCTAA
- the aroE gene encoding shikimate dehydrogenase gives MAQSIFGLIGTSLKHSFSPDIHNAVFKKLAINARYRIFELEEEQLKSFLSSAFAKSIRGLNVTIPYKEKVIPFLTRLDADTPSAFTIGAVNTIKVEERGLTGYNTDGGGFIDALNRIERRENHRPFDFKSKLCVILGAGGAAKAVAFALAAQNVGGLYIYDIDHPKSKKLAAEIGSKFPKSFPQALESKEQLEAIEDSQILVNATPIGMKATDAPVVNEDFLHKDLFVFDCVYNPKGRQRTILVEEARKKGLRAFDGLWMLICQAIRSQKIWLGRKILEDEIFRIMAGALEERGHPLC, from the coding sequence ATGGCACAGAGTATCTTTGGTTTAATCGGTACATCATTAAAGCATAGCTTTTCGCCTGATATCCACAATGCAGTATTTAAAAAATTAGCAATAAATGCTCGCTATAGAATCTTCGAGCTGGAAGAGGAGCAGCTTAAGTCATTTTTATCCAGCGCCTTTGCAAAATCAATAAGAGGCCTTAACGTCACAATTCCCTATAAAGAGAAGGTAATACCTTTTTTGACTAGATTAGATGCTGACACTCCCAGCGCTTTTACAATCGGAGCTGTCAATACGATTAAGGTAGAAGAGAGAGGGCTTACCGGCTATAATACTGATGGTGGTGGATTTATTGATGCCCTTAACAGAATAGAACGGAGAGAAAATCATAGGCCCTTTGATTTTAAGAGTAAACTTTGTGTTATTCTCGGAGCAGGAGGAGCAGCTAAGGCAGTTGCTTTTGCTCTCGCCGCACAGAATGTAGGTGGTTTATATATTTACGATATCGACCACCCTAAGTCGAAAAAATTAGCGGCAGAGATAGGGTCGAAATTTCCTAAATCCTTTCCGCAAGCCTTAGAGAGTAAGGAGCAATTAGAGGCAATTGAGGACAGTCAGATTCTGGTAAATGCTACTCCTATAGGCATGAAGGCTACTGATGCGCCAGTAGTAAATGAGGATTTTTTGCATAAGGATTTATTTGTTTTTGATTGTGTATATAACCCCAAAGGCCGGCAAAGGACTATTTTGGTTGAGGAGGCAAGAAAAAAAGGACTGCGTGCCTTTGATGGCTTATGGATGCTAATATGTCAGGCTATCCGCTCGCAAAAGATATGGCTTGGCAGGAAAATTCTGGAAGATGAAATTTTTAGAATTATGGCTGGGGCACTAGAAGAGAGGGGGCATCCTTTATGTTAG
- a CDS encoding 2-isopropylmalate synthase — MKKLIIFDTTLRDGEQAPGASLTLKEKIEIARQLVRLGVNVIEAGFPVSSKGDFESVRTIAKEVRGTTICGLARALKKDMDTALGAIEPAKMKLLHVFLATSKIHMKYKLRKAKEEILRIAVESVRYARKRIEDIEFSPEDASRTDPEFLFQVIEAVIDAGASIVNIPDTVGFSDPVEFGQLIRKIKENVPNIDKAIISVHCHNDLGLAVANSLSAIKNGARQVECTVNGIGERAGNASMEEIVMAIKTRPEIFSNLKTDINTKEIYKSSRLVSKLTGFVVAPNKAIVGLNAFRHESGIHQDGVIKKPITYEIIKPEDVGYTGIGLVLGKHSGRHALKERLQLFGLHLNDSELDKVFKEFKDLADKKKEVFDEDLIALVEEEIGKASHFWKLEDLEVNSGLHITPAVKITLKLKGKIKKSISSGDGPIDACYKAIDKITGIKGELLDYSIQSVTAGKDALGEVSVRIKARNRESLGKGRSTDIIEASVKAYLNAISKIANR, encoded by the coding sequence GTGAAAAAACTAATAATTTTCGACACAACTTTAAGAGATGGGGAACAGGCGCCAGGCGCAAGTCTTACCTTAAAAGAGAAGATTGAGATCGCCAGGCAACTCGTGCGCTTAGGGGTGAATGTTATTGAGGCAGGTTTTCCTGTATCTTCAAAGGGTGACTTTGAATCAGTAAGGACGATAGCAAAAGAAGTTAGGGGTACTACTATCTGCGGTTTAGCCAGGGCGCTTAAGAAAGACATGGACACAGCTTTAGGGGCAATAGAGCCTGCTAAGATGAAACTTTTGCATGTATTTCTTGCTACGTCTAAGATCCATATGAAGTACAAGTTAAGAAAGGCCAAAGAGGAGATATTGCGTATTGCAGTTGAGTCTGTGAGATATGCGAGAAAGAGAATTGAGGATATAGAGTTTTCTCCTGAAGATGCCAGCCGTACAGATCCTGAATTTTTGTTTCAGGTTATTGAAGCGGTTATTGATGCGGGTGCGTCTATAGTTAATATTCCAGATACAGTTGGTTTTTCCGATCCAGTTGAGTTCGGGCAGCTAATCCGTAAGATAAAAGAGAACGTGCCCAATATAGATAAGGCGATAATTTCAGTTCATTGCCATAATGATCTGGGCCTTGCAGTAGCCAATTCCTTATCTGCAATAAAAAATGGTGCACGGCAAGTTGAGTGTACGGTAAACGGCATAGGCGAACGTGCAGGCAATGCCTCAATGGAAGAGATTGTCATGGCAATAAAGACGCGGCCAGAGATTTTCTCAAATTTAAAAACAGATATTAATACTAAGGAAATTTATAAGTCATCTCGGCTGGTAAGCAAGCTTACTGGGTTTGTGGTTGCTCCTAATAAAGCGATTGTTGGCCTGAATGCCTTTCGTCATGAATCCGGAATACATCAAGATGGTGTTATTAAAAAGCCGATTACCTATGAGATTATTAAACCTGAGGACGTTGGCTATACCGGTATAGGATTAGTTTTAGGCAAACATTCCGGCCGGCATGCCTTAAAGGAAAGATTGCAGTTATTCGGATTACATCTAAATGATTCTGAATTGGATAAGGTGTTTAAAGAGTTCAAGGACCTTGCAGATAAAAAGAAAGAGGTATTCGATGAGGACTTGATTGCTTTAGTAGAGGAGGAGATTGGAAAGGCCTCACATTTTTGGAAGTTGGAGGATTTAGAGGTAAATTCCGGATTACACATCACTCCTGCTGTTAAGATAACTTTAAAATTAAAAGGAAAGATTAAAAAGAGTATATCTAGTGGCGATGGGCCTATTGACGCCTGTTACAAGGCTATAGATAAGATTACAGGTATAAAGGGAGAATTGCTGGATTATTCCATTCAATCAGTTACTGCAGGCAAGGATGCCTTAGGAGAAGTTAGCGTGCGGATTAAAGCCCGCAATAGAGAATCCCTGGGAAAAGGCAGAAGCACAGACATTATCGAGGCTTCAGTCAAGGCATATCTTAATGCGATTAGTAAAATTGCTAATAGATAA
- a CDS encoding class II fructose-bisphosphate aldolase, with protein MANLNIDNMVYELVTSKDISQKHEIAVKIRKQAQKQGIYLASIYNLYKARSQNKFSGFTVPAINLRALTYDLARAIFRVGNRLASSAFILEIARSEMGYTDQSPTEYAAVCLAAALKENFKGPVFVQGDHFQVNAKKFANNDKKETEALKDVIFDSINAGFFNIDIDSSTLVDLDKSDKLEEQRLNFEICAQMSAFIREIEPKGITVSIGGEIGEVGKANSTPEELDAFMQGYNEAISKTNKLEGLAKISVQTGTSHGGVVLADGTVAKVKLDFDTLKILSRNARQKYGMAGAVQHGASTLPEDAFGKFPEVETAEVHLATQFQNMIYEHEAFGQGLRAKMYDWIGKNCAAEKKPEETDDQFIYKLRKKALGPFKKELMDLPVATRETIASSIQEKFEFLFKQLKIDNTRDLVAAFVLPVNIGISKELKRPAEVRHFEGDD; from the coding sequence TTGGCAAACTTAAATATTGATAATATGGTTTATGAGCTCGTAACCTCTAAAGATATAAGTCAAAAACATGAGATAGCTGTTAAAATCAGAAAACAGGCTCAGAAACAAGGAATATACCTAGCCTCTATTTATAACCTATATAAGGCACGTAGCCAGAATAAATTTAGCGGTTTTACGGTTCCGGCCATAAATTTACGTGCCCTCACTTATGATTTGGCAAGGGCAATATTTCGCGTAGGCAATAGGCTCGCTAGCAGCGCCTTTATCTTAGAAATTGCCCGTTCAGAAATGGGTTACACTGATCAATCGCCAACAGAATACGCAGCCGTGTGTTTAGCAGCAGCTTTAAAGGAGAATTTTAAAGGTCCTGTATTTGTACAAGGCGATCATTTCCAGGTTAATGCCAAGAAATTTGCCAATAATGACAAGAAAGAGACTGAGGCACTTAAAGATGTAATTTTTGACTCAATAAATGCAGGCTTTTTTAATATTGATATTGATAGTTCAACACTTGTTGATTTAGATAAGTCTGATAAGCTAGAAGAGCAACGTCTGAATTTTGAAATTTGTGCCCAGATGAGTGCCTTTATTAGAGAGATAGAGCCAAAAGGCATAACTGTTTCTATCGGCGGCGAGATTGGCGAGGTAGGAAAGGCTAATAGCACTCCTGAGGAGCTGGATGCCTTCATGCAAGGATATAATGAGGCAATATCAAAGACGAATAAGCTAGAGGGCCTGGCTAAAATAAGCGTTCAGACCGGCACAAGCCATGGAGGTGTTGTGCTGGCTGATGGAACAGTTGCCAAGGTAAAGCTTGACTTTGATACCTTAAAGATATTATCTAGAAATGCCCGCCAGAAGTATGGTATGGCAGGGGCAGTTCAGCATGGCGCTTCGACTTTGCCTGAGGATGCATTTGGAAAATTCCCTGAAGTCGAAACAGCCGAAGTCCATCTTGCAACTCAGTTTCAGAATATGATTTATGAACATGAGGCCTTTGGGCAAGGTTTACGAGCTAAAATGTATGATTGGATCGGAAAAAATTGTGCTGCAGAAAAAAAACCGGAGGAGACCGACGATCAATTTATCTACAAATTACGTAAAAAGGCCTTAGGTCCGTTTAAAAAAGAACTTATGGATTTGCCAGTTGCTACTAGAGAAACAATAGCCTCCTCTATTCAAGAGAAATTTGAATTTCTTTTTAAGCAATTAAAAATAGATAATACGCGTGATTTAGTTGCTGCGTTTGTTTTGCCGGTTAATATTGGAATTAGTAAAGAATTAAAACGGCCAGCAGAAGTTAGGCACTTTGAAGGAGATGATTAA
- the ilvC gene encoding ketol-acid reductoisomerase, which translates to MAKIYYDNDADLEVIKHKQIAIIGYGIQGRGQALCLRDSGCNVIISELEGTDNFQQAKKDGFNPVLAQEAAKSADIIQILTQDHVQAKVYKESIKPNLKKGKALCFSHGFNIRFKQIKPPKKIDVFMVAPKGPGALVRRMFEQGKGVPCLLAVFQDSTGGAKQLALAYAKAIGATRAGVIETTFEEETETDLFGEQAVLCGGATELIKAGFDTLVEAGYQPEIAYFEVLHELKLITDLVQEFGISGMRRRVSNTACYGDLTRGPVIIDAKTRKKMQKILKDVKSGKFAREWIKENETGRPVFNKLLKEGDEHPIEEVGKQLREMMPWMKE; encoded by the coding sequence ATGGCAAAGATTTATTATGATAATGATGCGGACTTAGAGGTAATAAAACACAAGCAAATTGCTATTATAGGTTATGGTATTCAGGGTCGCGGCCAGGCATTGTGTCTGCGTGATTCTGGTTGTAATGTAATTATTTCTGAGTTAGAAGGAACAGATAATTTCCAACAGGCGAAGAAGGACGGATTTAATCCTGTCTTGGCCCAAGAAGCAGCAAAGAGTGCTGATATTATTCAAATCTTGACCCAGGATCATGTTCAGGCCAAGGTCTATAAAGAAAGCATAAAGCCGAACTTAAAAAAGGGAAAAGCGCTTTGTTTTTCGCACGGATTTAATATTAGGTTTAAGCAGATAAAGCCGCCAAAGAAAATCGATGTATTTATGGTTGCACCAAAAGGACCCGGAGCTTTGGTGAGGAGGATGTTTGAGCAGGGAAAAGGCGTGCCTTGTCTTTTAGCGGTTTTTCAGGATTCAACAGGTGGCGCAAAACAGCTGGCCTTAGCTTATGCCAAGGCAATTGGCGCAACGCGTGCTGGCGTAATTGAGACTACGTTTGAAGAAGAGACTGAAACTGATTTATTCGGTGAGCAAGCTGTACTCTGCGGTGGTGCTACCGAGTTAATAAAGGCAGGATTCGATACATTAGTTGAGGCAGGATATCAGCCGGAGATTGCCTATTTTGAGGTATTACACGAGTTAAAACTTATTACAGATTTGGTTCAGGAGTTTGGAATTAGCGGTATGCGACGCAGGGTTTCAAATACTGCCTGCTACGGGGATTTAACACGCGGCCCTGTTATTATTGATGCGAAGACGCGAAAGAAGATGCAAAAGATTTTAAAAGATGTAAAGAGCGGCAAATTTGCGCGTGAGTGGATTAAAGAAAACGAAACAGGTAGACCTGTTTTTAATAAATTATTAAAAGAAGGCGATGAGCATCCAATAGAGGAAGTCGGCAAGCAGTTACGCGAAATGATGCCTTGGATGAAAGAGTAG
- the ilvD gene encoding dihydroxy-acid dehydratase: MRSDITKKGVERIPHRALLYATGLTPQDIDKPFIGIASSFSDLVPGHINMRSQERAIEAGIHSAGGRPFIFGVPAVCDGIAMGHSGMRYSLPLREIVADSVETVANAHQLDGLVLLTNCDKITPGMLMAAARLNIPAIVVTAGPMLTGRMRGKRLSLVRDTFEAVTKAKKGEIKPDELEKLETCTCPGAGSCQGLYTANTMSCLTETLGMSLSGCATAGAVSSKKARIAFESGRRIIDLVKKDIRPRSILTRTAFENAITVDMALGGSTNTVLHLLAISFEANIHLPLKLFDLISRKTPNICSLEPAGDFYMEDLEAAGGIGAVLKQLRPKLNNTQTLSGKSIYQLAAEANIEDEEVIRSLNQPYNKQGGIAILFGNLAPEGAVVKQSAVSKQMHHFTGRAVVFESEEEAMSAILALKIKKGQVIVIRNEGPKGGPGMREMLSPTSAIVGMGLSDSVALITDGRFSGGTRGPCIGHISPESIAGGVISIVENDDRIEIDISKRKIELLVSKKKIIERLNQKKAIVKPKELSGYLARYAKLVSSANLGAILR, encoded by the coding sequence TTGCGTTCAGATATTACAAAGAAAGGCGTTGAGCGTATTCCGCACCGCGCCCTGCTTTATGCTACGGGCTTAACACCTCAGGATATTGATAAGCCATTTATTGGGATAGCCTCTTCTTTTTCTGATTTAGTTCCGGGTCATATAAATATGCGTTCTCAGGAACGGGCAATTGAGGCTGGGATACATTCTGCAGGAGGTAGGCCATTTATCTTTGGCGTGCCAGCTGTTTGTGACGGAATTGCAATGGGTCATTCTGGAATGCGCTATTCATTGCCATTGCGGGAAATAGTTGCTGATTCAGTTGAGACAGTGGCGAATGCGCATCAGTTGGATGGTTTAGTTTTGTTAACGAATTGCGATAAGATTACCCCTGGTATGCTTATGGCAGCAGCGCGGCTTAACATCCCTGCGATTGTGGTTACTGCAGGACCAATGTTAACGGGTAGGATGCGTGGTAAGCGCTTATCCTTAGTGCGCGACACATTTGAAGCAGTTACTAAGGCTAAAAAAGGTGAGATAAAACCCGATGAGTTAGAGAAGTTAGAAACCTGTACCTGTCCAGGAGCAGGTTCTTGTCAAGGGCTTTATACTGCAAATACCATGTCCTGCCTTACTGAAACATTAGGCATGTCACTTTCAGGTTGCGCTACAGCTGGCGCAGTTAGTTCCAAAAAGGCACGTATTGCCTTTGAATCAGGCAGGAGAATTATTGATTTAGTGAAGAAGGACATCAGGCCAAGAAGCATTTTAACGCGCACAGCCTTTGAGAATGCAATAACCGTTGATATGGCCTTAGGCGGTTCAACTAATACTGTTTTGCATCTATTGGCAATTAGCTTTGAAGCAAATATTCATTTGCCATTGAAATTATTTGATTTGATTTCACGCAAGACTCCTAATATCTGTTCACTTGAGCCTGCGGGAGATTTTTATATGGAGGATTTAGAGGCTGCGGGTGGAATAGGAGCTGTTCTGAAGCAGCTAAGACCAAAGCTGAACAATACTCAGACATTGAGCGGTAAATCAATCTATCAATTAGCTGCTGAAGCAAATATCGAGGATGAAGAGGTTATCCGTTCCCTAAATCAGCCTTATAATAAACAAGGGGGCATTGCTATTCTTTTTGGTAATCTTGCTCCAGAAGGTGCAGTAGTAAAACAAAGTGCTGTAAGTAAACAGATGCACCACTTCACAGGAAGGGCTGTTGTCTTTGAATCCGAGGAAGAGGCAATGTCTGCGATTTTAGCTCTCAAGATTAAGAAGGGTCAAGTTATTGTAATTCGCAACGAAGGCCCTAAAGGAGGCCCGGGAATGAGAGAGATGCTTTCGCCTACTTCTGCTATTGTAGGTATGGGCCTTTCCGATAGTGTTGCTCTAATTACCGACGGAAGATTTTCCGGAGGTACACGCGGACCTTGCATTGGTCACATAAGCCCGGAAAGTATTGCAGGTGGTGTAATTTCAATTGTCGAGAATGATGATCGAATTGAAATAGATATCTCAAAGAGAAAAATAGAGCTACTTGTTTCTAAGAAAAAGATTATAGAGAGACTAAATCAAAAAAAGGCTATAGTAAAGCCAAAAGAACTGAGTGGCTATCTGGCAAGGTATGCTAAATTGGTAAGCTCTGCTAATTTAGGCGCTATACTTCGTTAA
- the pfkA gene encoding 6-phosphofructokinase yields MKRIAVLTSGGDSPGMNAAIRAVVRYADFKKIETLGVIAGYKGLVEGNIISLNRRSVSNIINRGGTILKTARCEEFKTKQGQKKAVEVIRKNKIDGVVVIGGDGSYRGAHALSSWGVPTIGVPGTIDNDIRGTDKTIGCDTAVDTALEAIDKIRDTATSLERIYVIEVMGRLSGYIAIQVALGAGAEDCIIPEIKFDINKMCKDIKEGNRKGKASWIIIVAEGAANAVDVGKKISKITGLENRVAVLGYIQRGGVPTAPDRILAIRLGAAAVDLLTKDKTDKAVGILGGRINVVDLEEASKKRDIEVDALYRLIRIVT; encoded by the coding sequence ATGAAAAGGATCGCAGTACTTACCTCAGGCGGTGATTCGCCGGGAATGAATGCAGCAATTCGGGCTGTTGTTCGCTACGCTGATTTTAAAAAAATAGAAACGCTGGGAGTAATTGCAGGTTACAAAGGTTTGGTTGAGGGGAACATTATCTCTTTAAATCGGCGTTCAGTTTCAAATATAATCAATCGCGGCGGCACAATTTTAAAAACAGCGCGTTGCGAGGAATTTAAGACAAAACAAGGTCAAAAAAAAGCAGTTGAGGTTATAAGAAAAAATAAAATTGATGGTGTGGTTGTAATCGGTGGCGATGGTTCTTACCGAGGAGCGCACGCACTTTCTTCCTGGGGGGTCCCAACAATAGGCGTTCCGGGTACGATTGATAATGATATCCGCGGTACAGATAAGACCATTGGTTGTGATACTGCAGTAGATACAGCACTAGAGGCTATTGATAAAATTCGTGATACTGCTACAAGCCTAGAGCGCATATATGTTATTGAGGTAATGGGTAGGCTTTCAGGATATATCGCTATTCAGGTTGCCTTGGGTGCTGGAGCTGAGGATTGTATAATTCCCGAAATAAAATTTGACATCAACAAGATGTGTAAGGATATCAAAGAGGGGAATAGAAAAGGAAAGGCGAGTTGGATTATAATTGTTGCCGAAGGAGCAGCCAATGCCGTTGATGTTGGAAAAAAGATTAGCAAGATAACGGGTTTAGAAAATCGCGTAGCAGTGTTAGGGTATATACAAAGAGGCGGTGTGCCCACTGCACCTGACCGAATTTTAGCAATTCGCCTCGGTGCCGCTGCCGTGGATTTATTAACTAAGGATAAGACTGATAAGGCCGTAGGTATTTTAGGAGGAAGGATAAACGTAGTTGATTTAGAAGAGGCCTCTAAGAAGCGAGATATCGAAGTGGACGCTTTGTATCGACTCATACGCATAGTCACCTAA
- the ilvN gene encoding acetolactate synthase small subunit — protein MKHTISVLVENRPGVLARISGLFSARAFNIDSLAVGETHDPSISRMTIIVDAKDERVLEQIKKQLNKLIDTISVTDLTNREFIERELILIKIVFAQKNKKQLESLSEKFRAHILFIKGPMAIIEISDEKERIDQFLKELERFEIKELVRTGRIAIDKHI, from the coding sequence ATGAAGCATACTATTTCAGTTTTAGTTGAAAATAGACCGGGTGTCTTAGCAAGAATCTCCGGGCTTTTTAGCGCTAGGGCATTTAATATTGATTCTTTGGCTGTGGGGGAAACACATGATCCTTCCATATCGCGCATGACTATCATCGTCGATGCTAAAGATGAAAGAGTCCTAGAGCAGATTAAGAAACAGCTGAATAAATTGATTGATACTATTTCTGTCACTGATTTAACAAACAGGGAATTTATTGAGAGGGAATTAATCCTTATAAAAATAGTATTCGCCCAGAAGAACAAAAAACAACTTGAGTCATTGTCCGAGAAGTTTCGTGCCCACATCCTTTTTATCAAAGGCCCTATGGCTATTATTGAGATTTCTGATGAAAAGGAGAGAATCGATCAGTTTTTGAAAGAACTAGAGAGGTTTGAGATTAAGGAATTAGTTAGAACTGGAAGGATAGCAATAGACAAACATATTTGA